A single window of Streptococcus cristatus ATCC 51100 DNA harbors:
- a CDS encoding methyltransferase domain-containing protein: MNTNLKPKLQRFATATAFACPICKEELQLMDSSLKCQHRHSYDLAKFGYVNLAPQIKQPKDYDKASFQNRQLILEAGFYQAILEAVSNLLASSESAKTVLDIGCGEGFYSRKLQETHPQKTFYAFDISKDSIQLAAKSDSSFAVNWFVGDLAKLPLQDASMDIILDIFSPANYQEFRRVMSDNALLIKVIPTERHLQEIRQKAARQLSNKDYSNQEVIQHFREHFDIISEINVESSHSLTAESRAALLAMTPLLFHVEQDQIDWTDLTQVTIAATILIGKAK, encoded by the coding sequence ATGAATACAAACCTCAAACCCAAACTCCAGCGTTTTGCCACAGCGACCGCTTTTGCCTGTCCCATCTGCAAGGAAGAGCTGCAGCTGATGGATAGCAGCCTTAAATGCCAACATCGGCATTCTTATGACTTGGCTAAGTTTGGCTATGTCAATCTAGCACCTCAAATCAAGCAGCCCAAAGACTACGATAAGGCCAGTTTTCAAAATCGGCAGTTGATCTTAGAAGCAGGATTCTACCAAGCTATCTTAGAGGCTGTCTCAAACTTGCTTGCAAGCTCAGAATCTGCTAAAACAGTCTTAGATATTGGATGCGGTGAGGGCTTCTACTCTCGTAAACTCCAAGAAACCCATCCCCAAAAAACCTTCTATGCTTTCGATATTTCAAAAGATTCCATTCAGTTGGCGGCCAAGAGCGACAGCAGTTTCGCAGTCAATTGGTTCGTCGGTGATTTGGCCAAGCTACCGCTACAAGATGCCAGCATGGACATCATTTTAGACATCTTTTCTCCAGCCAATTATCAGGAATTTCGGCGAGTCATGTCTGACAATGCCCTCCTCATCAAGGTCATCCCCACCGAGCGCCATCTTCAAGAAATTCGCCAAAAAGCCGCTAGACAGCTCAGCAACAAGGATTACTCTAACCAAGAAGTCATCCAGCATTTCCGAGAGCACTTCGATATAATCTCTGAAATCAATGTTGAGTCTAGCCACTCCTTGACTGCCGAAAGTAGAGCCGCTCTTTTAGCGATGACACCACTCCTCTTTCACGTTGAGCAAGACCAGATCGACTGGACTGACCTCACCCAAGTAACTATTGCCGCTACCATTCTTATCGGAAAAGCAAAATAA
- a CDS encoding DUF6110 family protein encodes MLKEVLTVAKVAKKSSLFLGGVAFGTLGLKILASKEAKKGYSKALAKAYKLKDGLDASVSVVKQHGDDVLQDAKYLYEQEKKEEQLDSLIGE; translated from the coding sequence ATGTTAAAAGAAGTATTAACCGTTGCAAAAGTTGCGAAAAAATCTTCACTATTTTTGGGTGGTGTCGCATTTGGTACCCTTGGCTTGAAAATCTTAGCAAGTAAGGAAGCTAAAAAAGGTTATTCTAAAGCTTTGGCTAAGGCTTACAAGTTGAAAGACGGGCTAGATGCATCTGTTTCTGTTGTGAAACAACATGGAGACGATGTCTTGCAAGATGCCAAATATTTGTACGAGCAAGAGAAAAAAGAAGAGCAATTAGATAGCCTTATAGGGGAATAA
- a CDS encoding ABC transporter ATP-binding protein, with the protein MVELNLKNIYKKYPNSEHYSVEDFNLDIKDKEFIVFVGPSGCGKSTTLRMIAGLEDITEGTASIDGKVVNDVAPKDRDIAMVFQNYALYPHMTVYDNMAFGLKLRKYSKEDIDKRVQEAAEILGLKEFLDRKPADLSGGQRQRVAMGRAIVRDAKVFLMDEPLSNLDAKLRVSMRAEIAKIHRRIGATTIYVTHDQTEAMTLADRIVIMSATKNPAGTGTIGRVEQIGSPQEVYRNPVNKFVAGFIGSPAMNFITVTLEGNEIVADGLRLTVPEGTLKVLREKGYDGKKLIFGIRPEDINTEPAFLETFPDSVVHATISVSELLGSESHLYCQVGDSEFIARVDARDYSETGAGIDLGFDLNKAHFFDFETEKTVY; encoded by the coding sequence ATGGTTGAGTTAAATCTGAAAAATATTTATAAGAAGTATCCAAATAGTGAGCACTATTCTGTTGAAGACTTTAATTTGGACATTAAGGACAAGGAATTTATCGTTTTCGTCGGTCCATCAGGATGCGGGAAATCCACAACGTTGCGTATGATTGCAGGTCTTGAGGATATCACAGAAGGAACAGCGTCAATCGACGGTAAAGTGGTCAATGATGTGGCACCGAAAGACCGCGATATCGCTATGGTCTTCCAGAACTATGCCCTCTATCCACACATGACAGTCTACGACAACATGGCTTTCGGGCTCAAACTGCGCAAGTATAGCAAGGAAGATATCGATAAACGGGTGCAAGAAGCAGCTGAAATTCTTGGTTTGAAAGAATTCTTGGATCGCAAGCCAGCGGACTTGTCAGGTGGTCAACGTCAGCGTGTTGCTATGGGTCGTGCCATCGTGCGTGATGCAAAGGTTTTCCTAATGGACGAGCCTTTGTCAAACTTGGATGCGAAGCTGCGTGTTTCCATGCGGGCTGAGATTGCCAAAATCCACCGCCGTATCGGAGCAACAACCATTTACGTTACCCACGACCAGACAGAAGCGATGACGCTTGCAGACCGGATTGTTATCATGTCAGCAACCAAGAACCCTGCTGGAACTGGAACCATTGGTCGAGTAGAGCAGATCGGTAGTCCACAGGAAGTCTACAGAAATCCAGTCAACAAGTTTGTGGCGGGATTCATTGGCAGCCCAGCGATGAACTTTATCACTGTGACACTTGAGGGGAATGAAATCGTTGCCGATGGCTTGCGTTTGACAGTGCCAGAAGGAACGCTGAAAGTTCTGCGTGAGAAGGGTTATGACGGCAAGAAATTGATCTTCGGTATTCGTCCAGAAGACATCAATACAGAACCTGCCTTCTTAGAGACCTTCCCAGATTCTGTGGTTCATGCGACCATCTCTGTCTCTGAGCTTTTGGGTTCTGAGTCTCACCTTTACTGCCAAGTTGGTGATAGCGAGTTTATCGCACGGGTAGATGCTCGTGACTACTCAGAAACAGGTGCAGGTATTGACCTTGGTTTTGACCTGAACAAGGCGCATTTCTTTGATTTCGAAACAGAGAAAACAGTTTATTAA
- a CDS encoding heavy metal translocating P-type ATPase, whose product MSFKVLHRGYQHIRLSSSFSLTLDIQDYLRSLARDEKGIESIQFYMDQQHFTLRIKEGFSVLDNAEAFLKRIDKGKVSELMTLPIRREESAYSIVSGAAIKRILFRSFVPYPIRYIWTCYQAFGYIREAYQTLARKELTMEVLDCSAILLSLFMNQSKTASNIMFMLDLGNHLDQWSLKKTATDLEQSLLAKESDVFLVQGDTVVSIKSSDVQIGDVLVLSQGNEILFDGQVVSGLGMVNESSLTGESFPVEKRESDLVCANTVLETGELRIRVTDNQMNSRILQLIELMKKSEENKKTKQRYFIKMADKVVKYNFLGAGLTYLLTGSFSKAISFLLVDFSCALKISTPVAYLTAIKEGLNREMVIKDGDVLEKYLEVDTFLFDKTGTITTSYPIVEKVLPFGDYSEEDILRISACLEEHIYHPIANAIVKQAEIEGIEHEEMHGKLQYIASKGIKSHIDGESVVIGNFVLMQDEQINISPEQNALIEEYKNHYNLLFLGYRNDLIGMFCIHTPLRKEAKVALEKLKAQGKKLILATGDTLVRTEELVKDLPFDQVYTDLKPDGKFELVQELQQSGHAVLMVGDGLNDSAALTLADIGVVMNESADISKQMSDILLLDNRLDFFEELDSLSSSLQKLIQKNIQETIVVNSSLIGFGLFNWLSPSNLSILHNLTTLRIVLRSLSVKNRYVRRF is encoded by the coding sequence ATGTCTTTTAAAGTGCTACATAGAGGATACCAACATATCCGACTATCATCTTCTTTTTCACTCACCTTGGATATTCAAGACTATCTTCGTTCCTTGGCGAGAGATGAAAAGGGGATTGAGTCCATCCAGTTTTACATGGATCAACAGCACTTTACTCTACGTATAAAAGAAGGCTTCTCTGTATTAGACAATGCAGAAGCCTTTTTAAAAAGAATTGATAAAGGGAAAGTTTCTGAGTTGATGACTCTTCCCATTCGTAGAGAAGAGAGTGCTTATTCTATTGTTTCAGGTGCAGCGATTAAGCGTATACTTTTTCGTAGTTTTGTGCCGTATCCTATTCGCTATATATGGACTTGTTATCAGGCTTTTGGCTATATTAGAGAAGCTTATCAAACACTAGCGCGCAAGGAACTAACGATGGAGGTCCTGGACTGTTCGGCGATTTTATTGTCCTTGTTTATGAACCAATCTAAGACGGCTAGCAATATCATGTTTATGCTTGATTTGGGGAATCATTTAGATCAGTGGTCCTTGAAAAAAACTGCAACAGATTTAGAACAGAGCCTTCTTGCAAAAGAGAGCGATGTATTTCTAGTACAGGGGGATACGGTTGTTAGTATCAAGAGTTCCGATGTTCAAATAGGAGATGTCTTGGTCCTATCTCAAGGAAATGAAATTCTGTTTGATGGACAAGTAGTTTCAGGTTTAGGTATGGTCAACGAAAGCTCCTTGACAGGAGAGAGTTTTCCAGTTGAAAAAAGAGAGTCTGATTTGGTTTGTGCAAATACAGTATTAGAAACTGGAGAGTTACGCATTCGTGTAACCGATAATCAGATGAACAGCCGTATTTTACAGCTAATTGAGTTGATGAAGAAATCTGAAGAAAACAAGAAAACGAAACAACGCTATTTCATCAAGATGGCGGATAAGGTCGTCAAATATAATTTCTTGGGTGCTGGTCTGACTTACCTATTAACAGGTTCTTTTTCTAAGGCTATTTCTTTCTTATTGGTCGATTTCTCCTGCGCTTTGAAAATCTCTACTCCTGTAGCTTATTTAACGGCTATCAAGGAGGGTTTGAATCGTGAAATGGTGATTAAGGATGGGGATGTTCTGGAGAAATATCTGGAAGTCGATACCTTCTTATTTGATAAGACGGGGACAATCACAACTAGCTATCCTATAGTTGAAAAGGTGTTACCTTTTGGAGACTATAGTGAGGAAGATATTCTCAGAATCAGTGCCTGTCTTGAGGAGCACATCTATCATCCTATCGCTAATGCCATTGTCAAGCAAGCTGAGATAGAGGGAATTGAACATGAGGAAATGCATGGGAAACTCCAATATATTGCAAGCAAGGGAATTAAGTCCCATATTGATGGTGAATCGGTTGTCATCGGAAATTTTGTCCTGATGCAAGACGAGCAAATCAATATTAGTCCTGAACAAAATGCCCTGATCGAAGAATATAAGAATCACTACAATCTACTGTTCTTGGGCTATCGCAATGATCTTATTGGGATGTTCTGTATCCATACTCCTTTGAGAAAAGAAGCAAAAGTTGCCTTAGAAAAGCTCAAAGCTCAAGGAAAGAAACTGATTTTAGCAACAGGTGATACCTTGGTTAGAACGGAAGAACTTGTAAAAGATTTGCCGTTTGATCAAGTTTATACAGATTTGAAACCTGATGGAAAATTTGAATTGGTGCAGGAGTTACAGCAATCTGGTCATGCTGTCTTAATGGTCGGAGACGGCCTGAATGACTCGGCAGCTCTAACCCTTGCGGATATTGGTGTTGTGATGAATGAAAGTGCAGATATTTCTAAGCAAATGAGCGATATATTATTATTAGATAATCGCTTGGATTTTTTTGAAGAATTAGACTCTCTTTCATCGTCTTTGCAAAAACTGATTCAGAAGAATATCCAAGAAACTATCGTCGTAAACAGTAGTTTGATTGGCTTTGGTTTATTTAACTGGCTTAGTCCTTCCAATCTTTCTATCTTACATAACCTCACAACTTTGCGAATTGTACTTCGTAGTCTTTCTGTTAAGAATAGGTATGTAAGAAGATTTTAA